A single window of Methylocella tundrae DNA harbors:
- a CDS encoding site-specific integrase, whose protein sequence is MNELSPPALPAPAVGANLELLEPSFEDAVAAIAGDPNLPPAQKNHWSCSLRRVAAFLDRPMPLLPARWTAVRIPASRLKAIQLGVTQKTLCNHLSNVRAALAWMQQEKRAPARGAALSREWQTLSDQCPKLPHRARLLPLMRFCSARNIAPGAVDEAVIDSFLDYRRSTTSLAVGATARRSVARYWNDRARTASGWPSQLLYEPPSRRPEAFPPWQAYPIGLRLDIEAYLGSLTKVRKTAKGKRVLPAKATTIRNRRTMLEAALRMASRIGVGMEELASLSSFLDPAVSRRVLDAYWEKSGEQPSIFTIDLARLFLSVARSAHCLSVERLEELDDMRGELEHHSPAAMTDKNLAAIRMFMQGEAWRALHHLPELLMDQAKEASYSAPVKAAGRAQMAVAIGILNVAPIRRANLGQIRIGENLIRTGGPKTPYRLVFPGYDVKNRVTLDFPLDAELTALIDDYLFNYRPALIDHSGGSWLFPGEGDGHKYLATLSGQITTSIEKSIGLRLTVHQFRHLSAAIILKHQPGNYELVRLLLGHRTVQVTIRNYIGLETTHASEVYGNLVRNLRARRLEEEDDA, encoded by the coding sequence ATGAACGAACTCAGCCCGCCGGCCCTCCCCGCGCCCGCTGTCGGCGCCAATTTGGAGCTGCTTGAGCCCTCCTTCGAGGACGCTGTCGCGGCGATCGCCGGCGATCCAAATCTGCCGCCCGCCCAAAAAAATCATTGGAGTTGCTCGTTGCGCCGGGTTGCGGCGTTTCTGGACCGGCCGATGCCCTTGCTGCCGGCGCGTTGGACCGCGGTCCGCATTCCGGCGAGCCGCCTGAAAGCCATCCAGCTCGGGGTGACCCAAAAGACGCTTTGCAATCATCTCTCGAATGTCCGCGCCGCGCTCGCCTGGATGCAGCAGGAAAAGCGCGCGCCGGCGCGCGGCGCGGCCCTCTCGCGCGAATGGCAAACTTTGAGCGATCAATGCCCCAAACTGCCGCACAGGGCGCGGCTTCTACCGCTGATGCGGTTCTGCTCGGCGCGCAATATTGCGCCGGGCGCCGTCGACGAGGCAGTGATTGACTCGTTTCTCGATTACCGACGCTCAACGACCTCGCTCGCCGTCGGCGCGACGGCGCGGCGCTCAGTGGCGCGTTATTGGAACGATCGGGCGCGGACGGCCTCGGGTTGGCCGAGCCAACTTCTCTACGAGCCGCCATCGCGCAGGCCCGAAGCCTTTCCGCCGTGGCAAGCCTATCCAATAGGCTTGCGTCTCGATATCGAAGCCTATCTCGGTAGCCTCACGAAGGTTCGAAAAACGGCCAAGGGCAAGAGGGTGCTCCCGGCCAAGGCGACCACCATCAGGAACCGCCGGACCATGCTCGAAGCCGCGCTCCGGATGGCGAGCCGAATCGGCGTCGGCATGGAGGAGTTAGCCTCGCTCTCGTCGTTCCTTGATCCGGCCGTCAGCCGGCGCGTGCTCGACGCCTATTGGGAAAAGAGCGGGGAGCAGCCCTCAATTTTCACGATCGACCTCGCGCGACTTTTCCTCAGCGTCGCGCGGAGCGCCCATTGTTTGTCTGTGGAGAGGCTGGAAGAGCTCGACGACATGCGCGGCGAGCTCGAACACCACAGCCCCGCCGCAATGACAGACAAGAATTTAGCCGCCATCCGAATGTTCATGCAAGGCGAGGCCTGGCGCGCGCTGCATCATCTGCCGGAGCTTCTGATGGATCAGGCAAAAGAAGCGTCATATTCCGCTCCGGTCAAGGCGGCGGGGCGAGCCCAAATGGCGGTGGCGATCGGCATTCTCAATGTCGCTCCGATTCGCCGCGCCAACCTTGGCCAAATTCGCATCGGCGAAAATCTCATCCGTACGGGCGGACCGAAAACGCCCTACCGACTCGTTTTCCCGGGCTACGATGTCAAAAACCGGGTGACTCTCGACTTTCCTCTGGACGCCGAGCTTACGGCGCTGATCGACGACTATCTATTCAACTATCGCCCGGCTCTCATCGATCACTCGGGTGGTTCATGGCTGTTTCCAGGAGAAGGGGACGGCCACAAGTATCTTGCGACGCTGAGCGGTCAGATTACGACCTCCATCGAGAAATCGATCGGCCTTCGTCTCACCGTCCACCAGTTCCGGCATTTGTCGGCGGCGATCATCCTGAAACATCAACCTGGCAATTACGAGCTCGTCCGCCTGCTTCTCGGTCATCGTACAGTGCAGGTCACGATCCGCAATTATATTGGTCTTGAAACCACCCATGCTAGCGAGGTCTACGGCAATCTTGTCCGCAATCTGCGAGCCCGGCGATTGGAGGAGGAAGACGATGCATAA
- the zorA gene encoding anti-phage ZorAB system protein ZorA, with amino-acid sequence MSMRLLWHPFLRIALFWMTFFAPVWYLSSSVSILSLAPVLPVVSQILKSDFSGVSRPEFAYSLAAFLVMTGAGFAAAFFFMHALAISVAMRNARKIVEGAPDLSAFSSDYETFYQKLKARPIIGTSWALFDATLIRPAERGTPIRSTVRPQAFINLGAARESLPGLKLMGSIPGYYVGIGLLLTFMGLVFALYNAAAAIDSTDAQAMQNATRGLLHVATFKFATSIAGLGVSIALSFVFRCYTISMERAFDRFDHAVERRLAYAAPQAIAAAMDARMEEQVTQLKEINSERFFSRMGEQMSPRIEAAMSAAVAPVSASIDSAVARMAETSASGVGDLIDKFSTAVQGGAGQELRALAVTLDELRRTLGDAQKGIHGSGEDFGRSISAAAENLNRLVQQSADRLDEGSGKSQAALNEIVAKLSVTFDRTNDNVQQTIGRATEATASRMEEMLGRMFEQVGTQVNSFMESVAEAEKGLGGRIEETSRKVAESQVASVQAVGSAATEAAQALKNGLANALQRVNGEIEVFVRAMSDTRIALAAQSESFKDTTGESRAIADAFHSTAADFRLAAAPLTQAGERISIATERITAAMQNSVAALETTQASSQQLALSLDAQVGQLSKTWEAYSAHFAGVDKDLANAFRQLHETSEALGRRLTEHVKSVDDGLTKAIDKLNPFVSEFSESIEELSASFEKILRPRAAE; translated from the coding sequence ATGTCGATGCGTTTGCTCTGGCATCCGTTCTTACGGATCGCACTTTTCTGGATGACATTCTTCGCCCCAGTTTGGTATCTTTCTTCGAGCGTGAGTATCCTCTCACTTGCACCGGTACTGCCCGTTGTCAGCCAAATTTTGAAAAGCGACTTCAGCGGTGTCAGCAGGCCCGAATTCGCTTATTCGCTGGCCGCTTTCCTAGTGATGACCGGCGCCGGTTTTGCCGCAGCTTTTTTTTTCATGCATGCGCTGGCGATAAGTGTCGCGATGCGCAATGCTCGCAAAATCGTTGAAGGAGCGCCAGACCTGAGCGCTTTTTCCAGCGACTATGAGACATTCTACCAAAAGCTTAAAGCGCGCCCGATTATAGGAACCTCATGGGCGCTTTTCGACGCGACCTTGATAAGGCCGGCGGAGCGAGGCACCCCAATCCGCAGCACTGTGCGGCCGCAGGCTTTTATCAATCTAGGCGCTGCGCGCGAGTCCCTGCCCGGTCTAAAGCTGATGGGCAGCATCCCAGGCTATTACGTCGGAATCGGACTGCTCCTAACTTTCATGGGCCTTGTGTTTGCGCTTTACAACGCAGCCGCCGCCATCGACAGCACCGACGCCCAGGCGATGCAAAATGCGACCCGTGGACTGCTTCACGTCGCGACTTTCAAGTTTGCGACGTCGATCGCCGGGCTCGGCGTCTCGATCGCGCTCTCGTTTGTGTTCAGATGCTACACGATCAGCATGGAGCGGGCGTTCGACCGTTTCGACCATGCTGTCGAACGACGTCTGGCATACGCCGCCCCGCAGGCGATCGCCGCGGCAATGGATGCACGTATGGAAGAGCAGGTCACGCAGCTCAAAGAGATCAACAGCGAAAGATTCTTCAGCCGAATGGGCGAACAGATGTCTCCGCGTATTGAGGCGGCAATGTCCGCTGCCGTCGCTCCAGTGAGCGCCAGCATCGACAGCGCAGTCGCGCGAATGGCAGAGACGAGCGCGTCTGGAGTCGGGGATCTGATCGACAAGTTCAGCACCGCGGTTCAGGGCGGCGCGGGGCAGGAGCTGCGGGCGCTTGCGGTTACGCTGGACGAATTGCGCCGAACCCTGGGGGATGCACAGAAAGGCATTCATGGGTCGGGCGAAGACTTCGGTCGCAGCATATCGGCGGCCGCTGAGAATCTGAACCGGCTGGTCCAGCAATCAGCGGACCGTCTCGACGAGGGCTCGGGGAAAAGTCAGGCGGCTCTGAATGAAATCGTCGCAAAGTTGAGCGTCACCTTCGACCGGACGAACGACAACGTGCAACAGACAATTGGGCGGGCCACGGAAGCCACCGCGTCGCGCATGGAAGAGATGCTGGGACGCATGTTCGAGCAAGTCGGAACGCAGGTGAACTCTTTCATGGAGAGCGTCGCTGAAGCCGAGAAGGGATTGGGCGGCCGGATCGAAGAAACCAGTCGCAAAGTCGCCGAGTCGCAGGTGGCTTCGGTCCAAGCAGTCGGATCTGCGGCGACTGAAGCTGCGCAGGCACTGAAGAACGGACTCGCGAATGCGCTCCAGCGCGTCAACGGGGAAATCGAAGTCTTCGTTCGGGCCATGAGCGACACCAGAATAGCGCTTGCCGCTCAATCCGAATCTTTCAAGGACACGACGGGAGAATCCCGCGCCATTGCCGACGCCTTCCACAGTACCGCAGCCGATTTCCGCCTCGCGGCCGCTCCCCTGACGCAGGCTGGCGAACGCATCTCAATTGCAACAGAACGGATCACGGCGGCGATGCAGAACTCTGTTGCCGCGCTTGAGACGACCCAGGCGTCCAGCCAGCAACTCGCCTTATCTCTCGACGCGCAAGTCGGTCAGCTTTCGAAAACCTGGGAGGCCTATTCGGCGCATTTTGCGGGCGTCGACAAGGATCTGGCCAATGCCTTCCGGCAACTCCATGAAACGAGCGAAGCGCTGGGCCGGAGACTGACGGAGCACGTCAAGTCGGTCGACGACGGACTGACCAAGGCCATCGACAAGCTTAACCCATTCGTCTCGGAATTCAGCGAAAGCATCGAAGAGCTTTCCGCGTCTTTCGAGAAAATCCTGCGGCCACGCGCGGCGGAATAG
- a CDS encoding helix-turn-helix domain-containing protein, translated as MPKAYSLDLRERVARFVEGGHSRHAAAALFGVSASFVVKLMKAYHTTGRLEPKPGGGRRHAKLDPHRVFLLARLAEKHDITMPELAAELAAATGVKAAPASISRWFIRNGYRFKKNASGERTRSARRQRGARGVDGQTATADAA; from the coding sequence GTGCCGAAAGCTTATTCGCTCGATCTGCGTGAACGGGTCGCTCGCTTCGTCGAAGGGGGCCATTCGCGCCATGCCGCGGCCGCGCTTTTTGGGGTGTCGGCTTCCTTCGTCGTAAAGCTGATGAAAGCTTATCACACGACGGGAAGGCTCGAGCCCAAGCCGGGCGGCGGACGGCGACACGCCAAGCTCGATCCGCACCGTGTGTTTTTGCTCGCCCGTCTCGCCGAAAAGCACGACATCACGATGCCGGAGCTCGCGGCAGAACTCGCCGCGGCGACCGGCGTAAAGGCGGCTCCCGCCTCGATCTCGCGCTGGTTCATCCGCAACGGCTACCGCTTCAAAAAAAACGCTTCTGGCGAGCGAACAAGATCGGCCCGACGTCAAAGAGGCGCGCGAGGAGTGGACGGCCAAACGGCAACCGCGGATGCGGCTTGA
- a CDS encoding helix-turn-helix transcriptional regulator — protein MGDPAKEFQRDRLLTVGEGAEYLQLSESWLNKARLSGRGPRFIKMGRSVRYSVQALEEFKRANARGSTSEYASHSGPGRPPKNGK, from the coding sequence ATGGGCGATCCAGCCAAAGAATTCCAGCGTGACAGGTTGCTTACGGTCGGCGAGGGCGCCGAATACCTCCAGCTTAGCGAATCCTGGCTGAACAAGGCCCGCCTTTCGGGAAGAGGACCGCGCTTCATCAAAATGGGCCGCTCGGTCCGGTACAGCGTGCAGGCCCTTGAAGAGTTCAAGCGGGCGAACGCGCGCGGCTCGACCTCCGAATATGCGAGTCATTCGGGGCCTGGCCGGCCTCCAAAAAACGGCAAGTAG
- a CDS encoding patatin-like phospholipase family protein gives MSLRERVLSKGPKKLLAIDGGGIRGVLALEILSKIEAIFAKGREGYVLANDFDYIAGTSTGGIIASGLSCGMRVSDIMDFYVQSGPKMFEKEWLLKRVYADFRSEPLALELQRVFGADTTLGSKKLRTLLLLVMRNATTDSPWPISNNPFAKYNNPQRANCNCLIPLWQLVRASTAAPTYFPPEPIKVGDKIHLFVDGGVTVYNNPAFQMVLMATLDRYWPLAPEGQRGWATGEKEMLVVSVGTGLSPIADDALTPANMNLLYNASHIPSALMNAAQIEQDLLCRVFGNCLAGDQIDREIGDLIDAQGLVAEKRFTYVRYNTELTRPGLDAVGCERIDPLPIRNLAAVSQIDALREVGRAVADWKVKVAHFDGFLA, from the coding sequence ATGTCTTTGCGGGAGCGCGTTCTTTCAAAGGGTCCAAAGAAGCTCCTTGCCATCGATGGTGGCGGCATTCGCGGGGTTCTTGCCCTCGAGATCCTGAGCAAGATCGAGGCGATCTTCGCCAAAGGCCGCGAAGGCTACGTGCTGGCAAACGACTTCGACTATATCGCCGGCACGAGCACTGGCGGCATCATCGCTTCGGGGCTGAGCTGCGGCATGCGCGTTTCGGACATCATGGACTTTTACGTCCAGTCCGGCCCCAAGATGTTTGAGAAGGAATGGCTCCTCAAACGCGTGTACGCCGACTTCAGGAGCGAGCCCCTGGCGCTCGAACTGCAGCGCGTGTTCGGCGCCGACACGACCCTGGGCTCGAAAAAACTGCGCACGCTTCTATTGCTCGTCATGCGCAATGCAACGACTGATTCGCCGTGGCCAATCTCCAACAATCCTTTCGCCAAATACAACAATCCGCAACGCGCCAATTGCAATTGTCTCATTCCGCTCTGGCAATTAGTCCGCGCGAGCACGGCGGCCCCGACCTATTTCCCGCCAGAACCGATCAAGGTCGGCGACAAGATTCATCTCTTTGTCGACGGCGGGGTCACCGTCTACAATAACCCTGCCTTTCAGATGGTGCTGATGGCGACGCTTGATCGCTATTGGCCGCTCGCGCCCGAAGGTCAGCGCGGATGGGCGACGGGCGAGAAGGAGATGCTCGTCGTTTCGGTCGGCACCGGCCTTTCGCCGATAGCAGACGACGCCCTCACGCCCGCAAACATGAATCTTCTTTACAACGCTAGCCACATTCCGTCCGCGCTCATGAATGCGGCGCAAATCGAACAGGACCTGTTGTGCCGCGTGTTCGGAAACTGCCTTGCAGGCGATCAGATTGATCGCGAAATCGGCGACCTGATCGACGCTCAAGGCCTCGTAGCCGAAAAGCGCTTTACCTATGTCCGCTACAACACGGAGCTTACGCGACCCGGCCTTGACGCCGTCGGCTGCGAGCGTATCGATCCGCTCCCAATCCGCAATCTTGCCGCGGTGTCGCAAATCGACGCACTGCGGGAGGTCGGCCGCGCGGTGGCAGATTGGAAGGTGAAGGTTGCGCATTTCGATGGGTTTCTGGCATGA
- a CDS encoding site-specific integrase, whose product MRNGLFEPDAPAAGQVTPDHIERFLEELRSRIGSVTLAGTIYKVRRASELLEPERDLAWLGEIEKDLALVMRPISKGHRIVDPDRLVEAGLSLVQEANDNPSLTPLRRARQVRNGVMVALLALCPIRLKNFVALDLQANFRRIGSRWWIVLDRKHTKSGRPDERRVPRDLDAAIASYLLIHRPVLRAVEGRTRGAMSDIEHLPANRQDPAVTSAETLDAVSGPLWLSSNSGARMSYSGVELTITATTLLTLGVEVGPHLFRASAATAIYTYAGDNPNLASAVLQHVDRRVTEEHYNHATSTSAARQYAEIVKRRRGGFDQ is encoded by the coding sequence ATGCGCAATGGTCTCTTTGAACCAGACGCTCCGGCCGCTGGGCAGGTGACCCCCGACCACATTGAACGTTTTCTCGAGGAGCTCCGATCTCGGATCGGCTCGGTCACTCTCGCCGGTACGATATATAAGGTGCGGCGGGCGTCCGAATTGCTTGAGCCCGAACGCGATCTCGCGTGGCTCGGGGAGATCGAAAAAGACCTTGCCCTGGTAATGCGGCCGATCTCAAAAGGGCACCGCATCGTTGATCCTGATCGCCTCGTTGAAGCGGGACTCAGTCTCGTGCAAGAGGCGAACGACAATCCGAGTCTCACTCCGCTACGTCGGGCCCGTCAGGTCCGCAACGGCGTCATGGTCGCACTTCTCGCGCTCTGCCCGATCCGCCTTAAGAACTTCGTCGCCCTCGATCTGCAGGCTAATTTTCGCAGGATTGGATCCCGATGGTGGATTGTGCTCGATCGCAAGCACACCAAAAGCGGTCGGCCGGACGAACGCCGCGTGCCGCGCGACCTTGACGCCGCGATCGCCTCTTACCTTTTGATTCACCGTCCAGTGCTGAGGGCTGTTGAGGGCAGGACACGCGGTGCAATGTCTGACATCGAGCATTTGCCTGCCAACCGGCAAGACCCCGCAGTGACCTCCGCCGAGACGCTGGACGCAGTCTCGGGCCCGCTTTGGCTGTCTTCAAACTCTGGCGCGCGCATGAGCTATTCCGGCGTCGAGCTGACGATAACCGCGACCACTCTCCTCACGCTCGGCGTCGAAGTCGGCCCGCATCTCTTTCGGGCCTCCGCGGCCACCGCGATTTATACCTACGCTGGAGACAATCCAAACCTTGCCAGCGCAGTACTGCAGCACGTCGATCGTAGGGTTACGGAGGAGCACTATAACCACGCGACCAGCACCTCGGCCGCGCGACAATATGCCGAGATCGTAAAGCGGCGCCGCGGTGGATTCGATCAATGA
- a CDS encoding IS3 family transposase (programmed frameshift), which produces MKRSRFSEEQIIGILKEHEAGVSVADLCRKHGVSDASIYKWKTKYGGMDVSEAKRLKTLEDENTRLKRLLADAMLDNAALKDLLGKKMVTPAAEREAVAHLRSAFEMSERRACKVIDCCRMTVRYATARTDDGALRERMKAMAHERRRFGYRRLHVLLRREGYVVNHKRLFRLYREEKLAVRRRAGRKRAIGTRAPMLIPFAPNDRWSLDFVSDQLIDGRRFRILAVVDDCTRKCLGLVADTSLSGLRVARELDRLIHEHGKPKMVVSDNGSELTSNAILRWADDSLVAWHYIAPGKPVQNAFIESFNGRLRDELLNETLFRSLPHARAMLAAWRDDYNTRRPHSRLGWRTPAEYAATFEPQRVQARRSMVGSAPAPVAHPAQTSITIRRSELKTG; this is translated from the exons ATGAAGCGCAGCCGTTTCAGCGAAGAGCAGATCATCGGGATATTGAAGGAGCACGAGGCCGGGGTTTCGGTAGCCGATCTGTGCCGCAAGCACGGCGTCAGCGACGCGAGCATTTATAAGTGGAAGACCAAGTACGGCGGCATGGATGTGTCGGAGGCCAAGCGGCTGAAGACGCTTGAGGACGAGAACACGCGGCTGAAGCGGCTTCTGGCGGACGCTATGCTCGACAATGCGGCGCTGAAAGATCTTCTTGGAAAAA AAATGGTGACGCCCGCTGCCGAGCGAGAGGCCGTCGCGCATCTTCGATCAGCCTTCGAGATGAGCGAGCGGCGGGCGTGCAAGGTGATCGACTGCTGCCGGATGACGGTTCGCTACGCGACGGCCCGCACGGATGACGGCGCCCTGCGCGAGCGGATGAAGGCCATGGCGCACGAGCGCCGCCGGTTCGGCTATCGCCGCCTGCATGTCCTGCTGCGACGGGAGGGCTATGTGGTCAATCACAAGCGACTGTTCCGGCTCTATCGAGAGGAGAAGCTCGCCGTCCGGCGTCGTGCCGGGCGCAAGCGGGCGATCGGGACGCGAGCGCCGATGCTGATCCCCTTTGCCCCCAACGACCGCTGGTCGCTGGACTTTGTCTCGGATCAGCTCATCGACGGACGCCGCTTCCGCATTCTGGCGGTCGTCGACGATTGCACCCGCAAATGCCTTGGCCTGGTGGCTGATACCTCGCTCTCCGGCCTGAGGGTCGCACGGGAGCTGGATCGTCTGATCCATGAGCACGGCAAGCCCAAGATGGTGGTCAGCGACAACGGCAGCGAACTCACCTCGAACGCGATCTTGCGCTGGGCGGACGACAGTCTGGTGGCCTGGCATTACATCGCGCCAGGCAAACCGGTTCAGAACGCCTTCATCGAGAGCTTCAATGGGCGGTTGCGGGATGAACTCTTGAATGAGACGCTGTTCCGGTCGCTACCGCATGCCAGAGCCATGTTGGCGGCCTGGCGAGACGATTACAATACCAGGCGACCTCACTCTCGCCTCGGCTGGCGCACCCCGGCCGAATATGCCGCAACCTTCGAACCACAACGGGTGCAGGCGCGGCGCTCGATGGTAGGCTCCGCGCCTGCGCCCGTTGCTCACCCCGCTCAAACGAGCATCACAATCCGCCGGAGCGAACTCAAAACTGGATAA
- a CDS encoding transposase, whose translation MRLEPHRLVLLDETGTTTKMTRLRGRCLKGQRLRSKAPFGHWKTQTFVAGLRCHGLTAPFVIDAPMNRRIFETYVETQLAPTLEKGDVVIMDMYGRPRWRKRNLQAWRGA comes from the coding sequence ATGCGGCTTGAGCCGCACCGGCTGGTCCTTCTGGACGAAACCGGAACCACAACCAAGATGACGCGCCTGCGTGGCCGCTGCCTCAAGGGCCAGCGTCTTCGCTCCAAAGCTCCTTTCGGACATTGGAAGACACAGACCTTCGTCGCCGGCCTGCGTTGCCATGGGCTCACCGCGCCCTTCGTCATCGACGCTCCGATGAACCGGCGCATCTTCGAGACCTATGTCGAGACCCAGCTCGCGCCGACCCTTGAAAAGGGCGATGTCGTGATCATGGACATGTATGGACGCCCCCGTTGGCGCAAGAGGAATCTTCAGGCTTGGCGCGGCGCGTAG
- a CDS encoding IS110 family transposase produces MENVSTVGLDLAKHVFQAHGADKEGAVIFRKKLRRSQVLPFFEALPPCTVAMEACSGSHYWGREIGKLGHLVKLIAPGYVKPFVKRQKNDVSDAEAISEAAQRPTMRFVAVKSEGAQAAAIVFRTRDLLVRQRTQTINALRGHLTEFGMIIAKGPQHVSKLIAIVEDPVSGLPEAARMILAFLVEQLRSLDERITKLDKEIARRAKEDEVVQRLMTIPGVGVLTATALTALAPSAATFKRGRDFAAWLGLTPLQRSTGGKERLGRTSRMGERTLRRLLIIGASAVASWSVRRGAPAGSWLDRILYRKPPMLVRVALANKIARTAWALLAKGGIYRAPIMAA; encoded by the coding sequence ATGGAAAATGTTAGCACAGTTGGACTTGATCTCGCCAAGCATGTCTTCCAGGCGCACGGGGCCGACAAGGAGGGCGCCGTGATCTTTCGGAAAAAATTGCGCCGCAGCCAGGTTTTGCCTTTCTTTGAAGCTCTCCCTCCCTGCACAGTCGCTATGGAAGCCTGCTCTGGCAGTCATTATTGGGGCCGCGAGATTGGCAAGCTCGGCCACTTGGTCAAACTGATCGCACCTGGATATGTGAAGCCGTTCGTGAAGCGGCAGAAGAATGACGTGTCAGATGCCGAGGCGATCTCCGAAGCCGCTCAACGTCCCACCATGAGGTTTGTCGCCGTCAAGAGCGAGGGGGCGCAGGCTGCGGCCATCGTATTCCGTACACGCGATCTGCTCGTCCGCCAACGGACACAAACGATCAACGCCTTGCGTGGTCATCTGACTGAGTTCGGTATGATCATCGCGAAGGGTCCCCAGCATGTTTCCAAACTCATTGCGATCGTGGAGGATCCTGTGTCAGGTCTGCCAGAGGCGGCTCGCATGATTCTCGCCTTTTTGGTTGAGCAACTGCGTTCTCTTGATGAACGGATCACGAAACTCGACAAGGAGATCGCACGTCGGGCGAAGGAGGATGAGGTCGTGCAGCGCTTGATGACCATCCCTGGCGTTGGCGTTTTAACGGCGACAGCGTTGACGGCTCTCGCGCCGTCAGCTGCAACCTTCAAGCGAGGGCGTGATTTTGCGGCCTGGCTTGGTTTGACGCCTCTTCAGCGATCGACCGGTGGCAAGGAACGCCTTGGCCGGACGTCAAGGATGGGCGAGCGAACACTGCGGCGTTTACTGATCATCGGGGCAAGCGCAGTTGCTTCTTGGAGTGTGCGCAGAGGGGCGCCAGCTGGATCGTGGCTTGACCGGATACTCTACCGCAAGCCGCCGATGCTGGTACGAGTGGCGCTCGCCAACAAAATTGCACGCACGGCTTGGGCCCTGCTTGCAAAAGGTGGAATATACAGAGCTCCGATCATGGCCGCATAG
- a CDS encoding IS630 family transposase (programmed frameshift), translating to MARKASGETNREIAAALRISPSCVSKWTTRQRKTGSLAPARIGGYKPRALSGDCAAWLRSRIASGPFTLRGLAAELAERGIKTHPKAVWVFVHAEGLSFKKNLLPEEQMRPDVARKRARWKAYQSRIAPSRLVFIDETWVKTNMAPLRGWGPRSRRLKAYAPHSHWKTLTFIAALRHDRIDAPFVIDGPINGEMFLLYVEKVLAPTLSAGDVVVLDNLGSHKGKAARAAVRARGAHLIFLPPYSPDLNPIEQVFARLKHLIRKAQPRDVEATWRKAGQLLDLFAPKECANYLTNSGYGSV from the exons CTGGCGCGGAAGGCCTCGGGCGAGACAAACCGGGAAATCGCCGCTGCGCTACGGATCAGTCCCTCTTGCGTCTCGAAGTGGACGACGCGCCAGCGCAAGACCGGCTCGCTGGCCCCCGCTCGGATCGGCGGCTACAAACCTCGGGCGCTGTCGGGTGATTGCGCCGCGTGGTTGCGTTCGCGCATCGCCTCTGGGCCGTTCACGCTGCGAGGACTGGCGGCGGAATTGGCCGAGCGCGGGATCAAGACCCATCCAAAGGCGGTGTGGGTATTCGTCCACGCCGAGGGCCTGAGCTTCAAAAAAAAT CTGCTGCCCGAGGAACAGATGCGCCCTGACGTGGCGCGAAAGCGCGCCCGTTGGAAGGCATATCAGAGCCGGATCGCGCCTTCGCGCCTTGTGTTCATCGACGAGACCTGGGTGAAGACCAACATGGCGCCTCTACGCGGTTGGGGACCACGGAGCCGGCGGCTGAAGGCCTATGCGCCGCACAGCCACTGGAAGACCCTGACCTTCATCGCCGCCTTGCGTCATGACCGCATCGACGCGCCCTTTGTGATTGACGGCCCCATCAACGGCGAGATGTTCCTGCTCTATGTTGAGAAGGTCCTGGCCCCCACGCTCTCTGCGGGCGACGTCGTCGTGTTGGATAATCTCGGTAGCCACAAAGGAAAAGCCGCCCGCGCCGCCGTCAGAGCCAGGGGAGCCCATCTCATCTTCCTACCGCCCTACAGCCCCGACCTGAACCCCATCGAACAGGTGTTCGCCAGGCTCAAACACCTGATACGCAAGGCCCAGCCCCGTGACGTCGAAGCCACTTGGAGAAAAGCCGGTCAACTCCTCGACCTCTTCGCTCCAAAAGAGTGCGCCAACTACCTCACGAACTCAGGATACGGTTCCGTCTAA